The genomic segment TCTAATTTTATGATGAGGTTATATCATACTATAGATTTATCAAACGGGACATAATCACAAATGATATACTAGGACATTATCATAAATGGTTCAGAAAAATAAACAGTGTTTATAAAAACAATATTGACAAGAAGAACAGATTCCATTATAATACAGATTGTAATGATTACAAATATGAAAATAATACAATTAATATATGGCCATTTATTAATTGTAAAAGATGACATTAGAGGAGTACTTCCATGGAAATATTAAATAATAATATTAGTACCTATCTATTGAAGAACAAGATCAAGCCTTCTTACCAAAGGATTAAAATTATGCAATATTTAGTTGAACGTAAAAATCATCCTACAGTTGAAAAAATACATAGTGATTTAGTGAATGAAATTCCAACTCTTTCTAAGACAACAGTGTACAATACTTTGACTATTTTAATGAATGCAAATATTGCAAAAAGCTTAACTATTCATGGTAATGAGTTAAGATATGATGCAGATATTCAAAGTCATGGTCATTTTATGTGTAGCCAATGTGAGACTATATATGATTTTAATATAGACTTTGATAATTTATGCATAGATGGTTTAAATAATTTCCAAATAGATGAAAAAAGCCTTTTTTATAAAGGCATTTGCGAACAATGTTTAAAAAATAAAAATTAAATGGAGGCAATGAATGAAATCATTAAAAGGAACAAAAACATCTGAGAATTTACTAAAGGCTTTTGCAGGAGAATCACAAGCTAGAAATAGGTATACATATTATGCAGCAGTAGCAAAAAAAGAAGGATATGTGCAAATATCAAATTTGTTTACTGAAACTGCTGACAACGAAAAGGAACATGCAAAAAGATTTTTTAAGTTTTTAAAAGAAAGCTTAAATGGAGAAATGGTAGAAATTCAAGCATCTTATCCAGTGGCTTTTGGGGATACAAAGTTTAACTTATTAGCAGCTGCCAATGGAGAAAACGAAGAATGGTCAGATCTTTATCCGGAATTTGCAAGGATTGCAGAAGAGGAAGGTTTTAAAGAGGTAGCAATCGTATTTAATAAAATTGCTGAAATTGAAAAACATCATGAAGCGAGATATCGCAAATTGTTAAATAACATAGAAACAGATAAAGTTTTTACAAAAGATACT from the Firmicutes bacterium HGW-Firmicutes-1 genome contains:
- a CDS encoding rubrerythrin family protein, with protein sequence MKSLKGTKTSENLLKAFAGESQARNRYTYYAAVAKKEGYVQISNLFTETADNEKEHAKRFFKFLKESLNGEMVEIQASYPVAFGDTKFNLLAAANGENEEWSDLYPEFARIAEEEGFKEVAIVFNKIAEIEKHHEARYRKLLNNIETDKVFTKDTTVKWKCGNCGFIHEGTDALELCPACAHPKSHFEVYVEAY
- a CDS encoding transcriptional repressor, yielding MEILNNNISTYLLKNKIKPSYQRIKIMQYLVERKNHPTVEKIHSDLVNEIPTLSKTTVYNTLTILMNANIAKSLTIHGNELRYDADIQSHGHFMCSQCETIYDFNIDFDNLCIDGLNNFQIDEKSLFYKGICEQCLKNKN